Below is a window of Deinococcus apachensis DSM 19763 DNA.
CCCGGGAAGCCCAGCATGAAGCTGACCGATTCCTCGACCTCGCGGAAGCGTTCGTCGCCCTCCGGCTGGTGGAGGGTGGCGAAGACCCACTCGGGCTCCTGGCCCAGCACGAAGCGGATGGTGTTCAGGCAGTAGATGCCCACGTCCGGCAGAGGCCCACCTCCCGCCAGATCGCGCTTCAGCCGCCACGCCTCGGGGTCGTCGGCAACCTGCCCGTGGATGGAGTCCAGGAGCTTGACGGGGCCGAGCTTGCCGCCCTGCACGGCGTCCCGCGCGGCCCAGTGGTAGGGCGTGTACTGGCAGCGGTAGGCGGCCATCAGCAGCACGCCCGCCTCCTGGCAGGCGTCCACCATCACCTGCGCCTCCTGGGCATTCACGCTCAGCGGCTTCTCGCACAGGACGTGCTTGCCCATGCGCGCAGCCCGCTCCACATACTCGCGGTGCAGGCTGTTGGGCAGGACGATGTAGACGGCCTCCACATCCTCACGGTCCTTCAGTTCCTCGAAGCGGTCGTAGGTGTACACGTCGTCGTCCGTCAGGTCGTAGGCGCGGGCGAAGGCGCGGCCCTTGTCCGGCTCGCTCGTGACGAGGGCGGCGACGTAGGCGTGCTCGCTCGTGCGCGCGGCGGGGATCAGTTCCTCCGCACTCAGCTCGCCGAGGCCGACGATAGCGTACCCGACGCGGCGCCGCTCGGCCTCGGGAAGGGGCAGGTCCGGTTTCTGGGGCATGGGCTTACCGTAAACGGGCGGGGGCAGGGGTGCGCTTGAGGGCTTCTTCACGTCGGGGACCGGCACTCCGTCCGGGAGATCAACGTTTTCCGGTGCGTCACTCTTACGCCGGGTCGGGTCCCAGCGCATCTGCCATAGTGCGCGGCGTGACCCGTCCCACTTCTCCCCTTCCGGTCACGCTGCGCGACCGGCAACCGCGCGACCTCCCCATCCTGTCCCGCTGGCTGACCGACCCGGAGGCCGAGTGGCGGCGCTGGGACGCGCCCTACTTCCACGCACCCACCACGACCCAGACCATGCAGACCTACGTGGCGCACCTCGCCCAGACTCCCCCCGACCCCGACGAGCAGGTGATCGACGTGGACGGCGAGTGCGTGGGCATGGTGAACCGCTCGGAGGAGGAACCGGCGGGCGGCGGCTGGTGGGACCTGGGCATCCTGATCTACGACCCGGCGCACTGGGGAGGCGGCGTGGGCACCCGCGCCCTGAGCCTGTGGGTGCAGGACACCCTGGACTGGACGGACGCGCATGTCCTGACCGTGACGACCTGGAGCGGCAACGAGCGCATGATCCGGGCCGCGCGGCGGCTGGGCTTTCAGGAGTGCGGCCGGGTGCGTGAGGCCCGGGTGGTCGGCGGTCAGCGGTTCGACAGCGTGCGCCTCGACCTGCTGCGCGCGGAGTGGAAGGCGCGGTAGGGTGCGGGCATGACCGGGAGGCCAGCGAGGTGAAGCGCCGCAAGACGCCCCGCCCCCGCGGCTCGGCCCCCGTCACCCCACCCGGCTTTCTGGCGACACAGGACCTCAAGGACCGCGGCTGGACGGTGGGCCTGATCGCCCGCTTCCTGGGCCACCACGACGACACGCGCGAGAACGGGCTGAAGATGGGGCGCCGCCGCCTCCCCCCCGTCAAGCTCTACCGGGAGGAGAGGGTGCTGGAGGCCGAGCGCGACGAGGCCTTCCTGCTCGGCCAGGCCCGGGCCGCCGACGCCCGCGAACGGGCGGAACGGGCGCGCGAGACGCGGGAGGCCAAACGCCGGGCCCTCCTCGGGGCCGCCGCCGAGAGCTACACGCCCAGCATCCACCCCGAGCCGCTCCGCAGGGGAGCCGTCCGCAAGGCGCGCGAGCCGTACCTCCCGGGGCTGGAGGCGACCCTGGGCAACCTCAAGCGGGAGATCGGGAAGGTGACCCCGCGTGAGGAGGCCACGCTGCGCGCCCTGCTGCTGAAGCGCCTGCACGCCGCCCTCGCCGCCGCCTACCCCTGGTATCCCGCACCCGATGCCCCGCCGACGCCCCGACCCACCAGCGGGGAGGCCCAGCCCAGCGACTGGCGCGAGTGGGACTGGGATTGAAGCGGTGAGCCTCCTCCCCGTCACGTTTGTCCGTCGCCTGTCGGTACTCCCATCAGGCCGCGCAGGCGCTCACCGGTAGCCGCGTCCGCCGGGAAAAAGGCCTCGATGGCGAGTTCGGAGAGGGTCACGTCCAGAGGCGTCCCAAAAACGGTCGTCGTGCTCAGCAGCGTGAGGGAACCTTGTGGGACCTCCAGACGGAGCGGCACGAACACGCTGGCGTGAGCAGGGATGGGCGCGGCTTCCTGCAAATGTTCCGCGAACGGGTACGCCGCGAGTTCGCGGCGCAGGGCTTCCAACTCGGGGTCACCGCTTCGGCCGATCTGCCCATCGAGGCGGGTGAGGAGGTGGAGCCGCCACTCCCCGAGGTTCACTATGCGTGGTGCCAGCCCCCCTGGATGAAGGCTCAGGCGCAGGACATTGACCGGCGGGGCCAGCAATTCGGGGGCCACACCCACGAGCAGGGGTCCCACGGCCTGGTTGGCCGCGACCAGCGTCCAGTGCCGATCTATCGCCAGGGCCGGGTAGGGTTCGTGCCCAGTCAGGACCGCCTGAACAGCCTCGCGGGCAGCACAGAGGGCGGGATTGTGCAGCGGCCGCTCGGCGAACATCGGCGCGTAACCCGCCGCGAGGAGCAGGGCGTTGCGTTCGCGCAGGGGCACGTCGAGTTGCTCGGCCAGCCGCAGGACCATGTCACGGCTGGGGGTGGAGCGCCCCGTCTCCACGAAACTCAGGTGCCGTGCGGAAATGTCGGCGTCGCCCGCCAGGTCCAGTTGGCTGAGGCGGCGGCGCTGCCTCCAGCCGCGCAACAGGTCACCGAAGGCGGAGGGGGAAGCGGGGCGCAGGGTGCCGGTCACGCCCCGAGGGTAAGCCTCTCTTGCGGCTGCCGCCAATGACCTCCGGGGTAATTGGCGGCCGACCCTCGAATCCCACATCCTGCCTGTGGACGGGGTACCAGAAGGCTCCGCCCGGAGGAGGAAC
It encodes the following:
- a CDS encoding Gfo/Idh/MocA family protein; this translates as MPQKPDLPLPEAERRRVGYAIVGLGELSAEELIPAARTSEHAYVAALVTSEPDKGRAFARAYDLTDDDVYTYDRFEELKDREDVEAVYIVLPNSLHREYVERAARMGKHVLCEKPLSVNAQEAQVMVDACQEAGVLLMAAYRCQYTPYHWAARDAVQGGKLGPVKLLDSIHGQVADDPEAWRLKRDLAGGGPLPDVGIYCLNTIRFVLGQEPEWVFATLHQPEGDERFREVEESVSFMLGFPGGVVANCLTSYGTQKTATLRVLGEKGTVLMDPAFTYQGLSLTISDGQGDFQPKLPDEDQFGLEMDHFAGCIREGRKPWTPGEEGVQDHRILDAVYESARSGQVVRLRPVQGQDVFRGEPPQVPGRE
- a CDS encoding GNAT family N-acetyltransferase, whose protein sequence is MTRPTSPLPVTLRDRQPRDLPILSRWLTDPEAEWRRWDAPYFHAPTTTQTMQTYVAHLAQTPPDPDEQVIDVDGECVGMVNRSEEEPAGGGWWDLGILIYDPAHWGGGVGTRALSLWVQDTLDWTDAHVLTVTTWSGNERMIRAARRLGFQECGRVREARVVGGQRFDSVRLDLLRAEWKAR
- a CDS encoding helix-turn-helix domain-containing protein produces the protein MTGTLRPASPSAFGDLLRGWRQRRRLSQLDLAGDADISARHLSFVETGRSTPSRDMVLRLAEQLDVPLRERNALLLAAGYAPMFAERPLHNPALCAAREAVQAVLTGHEPYPALAIDRHWTLVAANQAVGPLLVGVAPELLAPPVNVLRLSLHPGGLAPRIVNLGEWRLHLLTRLDGQIGRSGDPELEALRRELAAYPFAEHLQEAAPIPAHASVFVPLRLEVPQGSLTLLSTTTVFGTPLDVTLSELAIEAFFPADAATGERLRGLMGVPTGDGQT